The genomic region CAGTTTACATTGTACAGCCATTGAAAATTCAAAATTCAGCATTCAAAATTCAACATTTTAATCCAGACTCCTGGTTCTTGCGTCTTGTCTCTCACTTTTCTCTTTCCAACTTTGTACTTTCTAACTCAAACCTCAAACAAACTCATATCCCGCGAAATCTCTTTCAACCTCATCAAAAGCGGCAAAAACATCGGCAGCATCGTCGCTGGTGACCATTTTCATACGATATTCTTTAAAATGGGGTATGCCTTTAAAATAGTTGGTATAATGCCTTCTGGTTTCAAAAACTCCAAGCTTCTCCCCTTTCCAGTCGATCGACATCTGTAAATGCTTTCTTGCGGCCTCCACACGTTCCTGTAAAGTAGGTGGTGACAAATGCTCGCCGGTCTTAAAATAATGCTTTACTTCTCTAAAAAACCAGGGATTCCCAATACTAGCCCGACCGATCATGGCCCCGTCCAAACCATATTGATCACGCATTTCTACGGCTTTTTCAGGCGTATCTACATCTCCGTTTCCAAAAACCGGAATATGCATTCTGGGATTGTTTTTCACGTCGGCAATTGGTTTCCAGTCGGCCACACCTTTATACATCTGGGCTCTGGTTCTTCCGTGGATAGAAATCGCCTTACATCCAACATCCTGTAAGCGTTCAGCAACCTCCATAATCTTAATCGAATCGTGATCCCAGCCCAAACGCGTTTTTACGGTAATGGGTAAATTAGTATGCTTTACCATGGCTTTGGTTAAAGAAACCATCAAATCAACATCCTTTAGAATACCTGCACCGGCACCTTTAGAGACCACCTTTTTAACCGGGCA from Zunongwangia profunda SM-A87 harbors:
- the dusB gene encoding tRNA dihydrouridine synthase DusB, coding for MAKIGDIDVGEFPLLLAPMEDVSDPPFRALCKEQGADVVYTEFISSEGLIRDAAKSVMKLDIYEKERPVGIQIFGANLESMLESVEIVEKSGPDIIDINFGCPVKKVVSKGAGAGILKDVDLMVSLTKAMVKHTNLPITVKTRLGWDHDSIKIMEVAERLQDVGCKAISIHGRTRAQMYKGVADWKPIADVKNNPRMHIPVFGNGDVDTPEKAVEMRDQYGLDGAMIGRASIGNPWFFREVKHYFKTGEHLSPPTLQERVEAARKHLQMSIDWKGEKLGVFETRRHYTNYFKGIPHFKEYRMKMVTSDDAADVFAAFDEVERDFAGYEFV